The Erigeron canadensis isolate Cc75 chromosome 4, C_canadensis_v1, whole genome shotgun sequence genome window below encodes:
- the LOC122598269 gene encoding meiotic nuclear division protein 1 homolog yields MSKKRGLSLEEKREKMLQIFYDSQDFYLLKELEKLGPKKGVISQSVKDVVQSLVDDDLVSKDKIGTSVYFWSLPSCAGNQLRNVTKKLESELQSSKKRHVELVEQCDSLKKGREDSDAREEAMSELKAIEQKYSDLKKEMGQYADNDPATFEAMKEAIKVAYEAANRWTDNIFTLRQWCSNNFPQAKEQLEHLYNEVGITDDFDYIELPAVVPVKQDNE; encoded by the exons ATG TCGAAGAAAAGAGGTTTGTCATTGGAAGAGAAACGGGAGAAGATGCTTCAAATCTTTTACGACTCTCAAGATTTTTACCTT CTTAAGGAACTTGAAAAGTTGGGTCCCAAAAAAGGCGTCATTAGCCAATCTGTCAAAGATGTTGTCCAAAGTCTAGTGGATGATGACTTAGTCTCAAAAGACAAGATTGGAACCTCG GTTTACTTTTGGAGTCTTCCTAGCTGTGCTGGGAATCAG CTGAGAAATGTTACGAAGAAACTTGAGTCAGAGCTTCAAAGCAGCAAGAAGCGGCATGTAGAGCTTGTGGAACAATGTGATTCCCTAAAGAAGGGCAGAGAGGATTCG GATGCACGAGAAGAGGCAATGAGTGAGCTTAAAGCAATTGAACAAAAGTATAGTGATCTGAAA AAAGAAATGGGACAATATGCAGACAATGATCCAGCTACATTCGAAGCAATGA AGGAAGCAATAAAAGTTGCCTATGAAGCAGCGAACAGATGGACAG ataatatatttacattgcgGCAGTGGTGTTCAAACAATTTTCCTCAGGCCAAAGAACAGCTTGAACACTTGTACAATGAG GTAGGGATAACTGATGATTTTGACTATATAGAGTTACCAGCAGTAGTGCCTGTCAAGCAAGATAATGAATAG